Proteins encoded in a region of the Pelmatolapia mariae isolate MD_Pm_ZW linkage group LG6, Pm_UMD_F_2, whole genome shotgun sequence genome:
- the si:dkey-93h22.7 gene encoding contactin-5, translated as MLASFFVVVLGLCCCFKESSQFFLGHPQLYGPNEALVKTYVEFQCEVPNHPINHEILLQIFKEDDPNRALGEYTSLEGEAANIPMVIQKRYDGYLKCVASVQNRSISYINSTSSNLHYLKVIEPVKGAQIINSGPDDFFEGETLQLICQLSAGNYISYKWLHNDQLVSPSSLRRIYNNQLTIYRTNPQDSGSYKCVATNVFNKTVFTSNSSEIEITVKEFVSTPDISFTVLKEEPQNYFAIVVCNSTRGDLPITYSLYRGNEQVINMTVEERHSVFKLPLVLDRHLGFLRCHASNGEQTTYSQWLPLHVVPVSGPVTMHYDYNTGENYAVTGLRFYCKVEKGSHPHYQWFHNKTLLQDRGTYYCVVDQMPQRSMLLLSVGRESAGTYYCEVSDSFDNSTAISSKRRYLDKEVLNRIPDFVVGVVFGSFAFLIFLMSACCWIGVIFRKRQYGEKSLWSLEMQRSKAVYEDELDFSVHSDDSDLLKAVRDNEFDQASEDSEDEWPQIQKKTLKDEPV; from the exons ATGCTTGCTTCCTTCTTTGTGGTCGTTCTGG GGTTGTGCTGCTGCTTCAAGGAAAGCA gtCAGTTTTTTCTGGGGCATCCACAACTGTATGGCCCCAACGAGGCTTTGGTGAAAACGTATGTAGAGTTTCAATGTGAAGTGCCAAACCACCCGATAAATCATGAAATCCTGCTGCAGATATTTAA GGAGGATGACCCCAACAGGGCATTGGGTGAATACACTTCACTGGAAGGGGAGGCCGCAAACATTCCCATGGTTATCCAGAAGCGTTATGACGGCTATCTGAAGTGTGTGGCTAGTGTACAAAACCGCTCTATCTCTTATATTAATTCCACGTCCAGCAACCTACACTATTTAAAGGTTATTG AGCCGGTGAAAGGTGCACAGATCATCAATTCAGGTCCAGATGACTTCTTTGAGGGAGAAACACTTCAGCTAATCTGTCAACTTAGCGCTGGAAATTATATCTCCTACAAATGGCTGCACAATGATCAGCTTGTATCGCCGTCTTCCCTCCGTCGTATTTATAACAACCAGCTCACGATCTACAG AACAAATCCTCAAGACAGTGGCTCCTACAAGTGTGTGGCTACCAACGTCTTCAACAAAACAGTCTTCACCTCCAACAGCTCTGAAATTGAAATCACAGTTAAAG AGTTTGTGTCAACCCCTGACATCTCCTTCACTGTGTTGAAGGAAGAGCCACAAAATTATTTTGCGATAGTTGTCTGTAACTCAACACGAGGAGATCTGCCTATCACCTACTCGCTGTACCGTGGGAACGAGCAGGTCATCAACATGACAGTGGAAGAGAGACATTCCGTATTTAAGCTTCCTTTGGTCTTGGACCGCCACTTAGGCTTTCTCAGATGCCATGCGAGCAACGGAGAACAGACCACATACAGTCAGTGGTTGCCCTTGCATGTTg TCCCTGTTAGTGGACCTGTGACAATGCATTATGACTACAACACTGGAGAAAACTACGCTGTAACTGGCCTGAGGTTCTACTGCAAAGTGGAGAAGGGATCACATCCACACTATCAGTGGTTCCACAACAAAACCCTCCTACAGGATCGAGGAACCTACTACTGTGTGGTGGACCAGATGCCACAACGATCGATGCTCCTGCTATCTGTGGGGAGGGAAAGCGCTGGGACGTACTACTGTGAAGTATCAGACAGCTTCGACAACAGCACCGCCATAAGCAGCAAGAGGCGATATTTAGATAAAGAAG TGCTGAACCGCATTCCTGACTTTGTAGTGGGAGTTGTATTTGGAAGTTTTGCCTTTTTGATTTTCCTGATGTCTGCTTGTTGCTGGATTGGAGTGATTTTCA GGAAGAGGCAGTATGGAGAAAAGTCTCT GTGGAGCTTGGAGATGCAGAGAAGCAAAGCTGTATATGAGGACGAGCTG GACTTTTCAGTCCACAGTGACGATTCTGATCTGCTGAAAGCAGTGAGAGACAATGAATTCGATCAG GCATCTGAAGACTCTGAAGATGAATGGCCCCAGATTCAGAAGAAGACTTTGAAGGATGAACCAGTTTAA
- the tmc8 gene encoding transmembrane channel-like protein 7 isoform X1 → MEAHESVDFMRLMSEESTVSTLSSDSCEYYQTEIFDLLPSIQASRPEQNRHDFSEETNQGGREAGEKSGQLSRGPRDKTSMQPLRNLAMCIQGKRGAKERRKLEINDINFWESWRKSQSTNRKRVREQIKEALSGLVPWRHTLRTIEGKFGVGVKSYFVFLRYLIYLNLLHCVLIGGFIVGPSIFYRSDKYEPLIFKESDSAIDFFLGTGYVNRSLVFYGFYTRGSLDLNCLNTPLLYLAGIFSIIFLSLILVVRRTTVGYKHTWMLGKRYSMNVSYKIFCGWDFTIQDPTAAALKHGFIRNDLKLFLEEQSFSLRAAQRTLGEKVRLYLLRIILNLVTLCLLGGAFYLIYFATQTSLKKDNSEYHWLVSLLLQYFPPITITFVNLVLPHIFRKISSFEDYSFTMQVNVTLLRSIFLKLASLGIYLFFVFTTTEQDAKCKENQFGREMYKLSIFNFLATFFSVFFFNYPRKLVQETYPRSLLARISGKQRFLIPFNVLDLVYSQTVSWVGVYYCPLLPVIGIVSLVVTFYVKKFSVMRCCVPEQRMFRGSSSSVLFHFMLLLGLFMCAATLGFNHYPLQSTEGRNASSCGPFRNETMFTVTGDCVKSLPSPAQTTIRYLTSEAFALPLILAEIIFLTSYVSRRRANQKAIERLKDMLVMSSSDKRFLVKQHATMLRQRNKQH, encoded by the exons ATGGAGGCGCACGAAAGTGTCGACTTTATGAGGCTCATGTCAg AGGAAAGCACAGTGTCCACCCTGTCTTCAGACTCCTGTGAGTACTATCAGACTGAGATATTTGACCTGCTGCCCAGCATTCAAGCTTCCCGACCTGAGCAGAACAGACATGACTTTTCGGAAGAGACCAACCAGGGTGGCCGAGAGGCCGGGGAAAAGAGTGGCCAGCTGTCCAGAGGACCCAGAGACAAAACATCCATGCAGCCACTCAGAAACTTGGCCATGTGTATTCAGGGAAAGAGGGGTGCCAA GGAAAGGAGGAAGCTGGAAATCAATGATATTAATTTTTGGGAGTCCTGGAGGAAAAGCCAGAGCACCAACAGGAAGAGGGTGAGGGAACAGATAAAAGAAGCTCTGTCTGGCCTGGTGCCATGGCGGCACACCCTCCGGACCATCGAAG GCAAGTTTGGAGTTGGGGTGAAGTCCTATTTTGTTTTCCTCAGATATCTGATTTACTTGAACCTGCTACACTGCGTTCTTATCGGGGGTTTCATTGTGGGTCCATCAATATTTTATCGCAGTGACAAGTATG AACCGTTGATATTTAAAGAAAGTGACTCTGCTATAGATTTCTTCTTGGGAACT GGCTACGTGAATCGTTCCCTTGTCTTCTATGGCTTTTATACACGAGGATCCCTGGATTTAAATTGCTTGAACACACCGTTGCTGTACCTTGCTGGAATCTTCTCAATCATATTTTTAAGTCTCATTCTGGTGGTCCGCAG AACAACAGTCGGCTACAAGCACACCTGGATGCTCGGGAAGCGTTACAGCATGAACGTGAGCTATAAGATCTTCTGTGGCTGGGACTTCACCATCCAGGATCCCACTGCTGCCGCTCTCAAACACGGCTTCATCAGAAATGACCTCAAG CTTTTCCTGGAGGAGCAGAGTTTCTCTTTAAGGGCGGCTCAAAGGACACTTGGAGAGAAGGTCCGTCTCTACCTGCTCAGAATCATCCTGAACCTGGTTACTTTATGTCTGCTTGGTGGAGCCTTTTACCTCATCTACTTCGCCACACAAACATCTCTGAAAAAG GACAACTCTGAATACCACTGGTTGGTCAGTCTTCTCCTCCAGTACTTTCCTCCCATCACCATCACCTTTGTCAATCTAGTCCTGCCCCACATCTTCCGTAAGATCTCATCTTTTGAAGACTACTCCTTCACCATGCAGGTGAATGTCACGCTTTTGAG gAGCATCTTCTTAAAGCTGGCCTCCTTGGggatctatttattttttgtcttcacAACAACAGAGCAAGATGCCAAG TGCAAGGAGAACCAGTTTGGTAGAGAGATGTACAAGCTGTCCATCTTCAACTTCCTCGCCACTTTCTTCAGTGTCTTTTTCTTTAACTACCCCAGGAA GCTGGTACAAGAGACGTATCCAAGATCCTTGCTGGCCCGAATATCAGGGAAACAGCGCTTCCTGATACCATTCAATGTGCTGGACCTTGTTTACAGTCAGACTGTGTCCTGGGTGGGAGTCTATTACTGCCCTCTGCTGCCTGTCATAGGAATCGTTTCATTGGTTGTCACATTCTACGTTAAAAAG TTCAGTGTCATGCGGTGTTGTGTGCCAGAGCAGCGGATGTTTCGAGGGTCCAGCTCTTCAGTTTTGTTCCATTTCATGTTGCTGCTTGGTCTCTTCATGTGTGCAGCGACACTGGGCTTCAACCACTATCCGCTACAAAGCACTGAGGGCAGAAACGC GTCCTCCTGTGGTCCATTTAGAAATGAAACAATGTTCACTGTGACTGGAGACTGCGTGAAAAGTCTCCCCAGCCCAGCCCAGACCACTATCCGCTACCTGACTTCTGAGGCCTTCGCCCTACCACTAATACTAGCAGAGAT CATATTCTTAACCTCGTATGTGTCTCGGAGACGAGCCAATCAGAAGGCCATTGAGAGACTGAAAGACATGCTAGTTATG AGCAGCTCTGATAAGCGTTTCCTGGTGAAGCAGCACGCCACGATGCTGAGACAGCGAAATAAGCAACACTGA
- the LOC134629424 gene encoding Fc receptor-like protein 5 isoform X2 — MCNTLASLGKLKKPCPKVHERVMEKRQALNFLPVLAVASFLVKISGSSSLRPVLTGPDLAFSGPRVVFRCVVPNVSPPVIYELIKDGRVRIGRDRDFQGGHVASFPIKVTAASEGSYHCRATAGGTREISNSIKLRVVTPPSYTRVTSEPFPPVAYEGSHMALSCDVEMGSHLSYSWFFNRKEITASNSLPFHFVGNKLLVEKVTPEFAGNYSCSAWSSVNEIKRISSSTEVQVAIKVYVSKPEISFSVHKEGTSYHGNVTCWSTRGSPPVNFYLLLDGKEVGSDTAAQTLAAWFLVVVVPELDMGEARCRVKTENQDLTSDPVNLEVVPVGGNVKLEVEYLYTADSKLTTARLSCHVSRGTFPYISWLFNDSVLPSESHPDSHTQPILPHIALADRRRSLILTKLSPEESGYYRCRARDSYDDSGPWVESAAELVQVTGFCMNTTEVVTMAFCCFVLLMLAVGSACVYKMFENKQAHTNSVPANSEALQSELTPQSGGNVADTTATDCDVQNQITEVTV, encoded by the exons ATGTGTAACACCCTTGCAAGCCTTGGCAAGCTGAAGAAACCATGCCCAAAGGTACACGAGAGGGTTATGGAGAAACGTCAGGCTCTTAATTTTTTGCCAGTTTTGG CTGTGGCAAGTTTCCTCGTCAAGATAA GTGGATCAAGCTCTCTTCGGCCGGTGCTGACTGGTCCTGACCTGGCCTTCAGTGGCCCGAGGGTGGTTTTCCGTTGTGTTGTACCTAACGTCTCCCCACCAGTCATCTATGAGCTGATAAAGGATGGGCGTGTGCGAATTGGCCGTGATAGAGATTTTCAAGGTGGCCATGTTGCATCATTCCCTATCAAAGTAACTGCAGCGTCAGAAGGGTCATACCACTGCAGGGCCACAGCTGGAGGAACCAGAGAAATCAGCAACAGCATTAAGCTGAGAGTAGTCA CTCCACCATCGTATACCAGAGTGACCTCTGAACCCTTCCCCCCAGTTGCATACGAGGGGTCACACATGGCCCTGAGCTGTGACGTTGAAATGGGGTCCCACCTTTCCTACAGTTGgttttttaacaggaaggaaatAACAGCTTCGAATTCTCTACCCTTCCACTTTGTGGGAAACAAGCTGCTGGTTGAGAAGGTAACTCCTGAGTTTGCTGGAAATTATTCTTGCAGTGCTTGGTCCAGCGTGAATGAGATCAAGAGGATTTCCAGCAGCACAGAGGTCCAGGTGGCAATCAAAG TCTATGTTTCAAAGCCAGAGATCTCCTTCTCCGTTCATAAAGAGGGAACCAGTTACCATGGCAATGTGACGTGCTGGTCAACAAGAGGGAGCCCTCCGGTGAACTTTTATCTTTTACTAGACGGTAAAGAAGTGGGCTCCGACACAGCAGCTCAGACCCTGGCTGCATGGTTCCTTGTAGTCGTAGTACCCGAGCTGGACATGGGAGAGGCACGATGCCGGGTGAAAACCGAGAATCAGGACCTCACGAGTGACCCCGTGAACCTGGAAGTAG TTCCAGTTGGAGGAAATGTGAAATTGGAGGTGGAATATCTGTACACAGCTGATTCCAAACTGACTACAGCAAGGCTGAGCTGTCACGTCAGCAGAGGAACTTTTCCTTATATCTCGTGGCTCTTCAATGACTCTGTCCTTCCCTCTGAGTCTCATCCGGATTCCCACACTCAGCCCATCCTGCCTCACATTGCCCTTGCTGACCGAAGACGATCCCTCATCCTCACTAAGCTCAGCCCTGAGGAGTCTGGGTATTACCGCTGCAGGGCCAGGGACAGCTACGATGACTCTGGGCCCTGGGTGGAGAGTGCAGCAGAGCTGGTCCAAGTCACAG GTTTTTGCATGAACACCACAGAAGTTGTCACCATGGCATTCTGCTGCTTCGTTCTCCTCATGCTAGCAGTGGGTTCAGCCTGCGTGTACAAGatgtttgaaaacaaacaag CTCATACCAACAGTGTTCCAGCAAA CTCTGAAGCACTTCAGTCTGAACTGACGCCCCAGTCAGGGGGAAATGTGGCTGATACTACCGCTACAGATTGCGATGTTCAAAATCAG aTCACTGAGGTCACAGTATGA
- the tmc8 gene encoding transmembrane channel-like protein 7 isoform X2 translates to MQPLRNLAMCIQGKRGAKERRKLEINDINFWESWRKSQSTNRKRVREQIKEALSGLVPWRHTLRTIEGKFGVGVKSYFVFLRYLIYLNLLHCVLIGGFIVGPSIFYRSDKYEPLIFKESDSAIDFFLGTGYVNRSLVFYGFYTRGSLDLNCLNTPLLYLAGIFSIIFLSLILVVRRTTVGYKHTWMLGKRYSMNVSYKIFCGWDFTIQDPTAAALKHGFIRNDLKLFLEEQSFSLRAAQRTLGEKVRLYLLRIILNLVTLCLLGGAFYLIYFATQTSLKKDNSEYHWLVSLLLQYFPPITITFVNLVLPHIFRKISSFEDYSFTMQVNVTLLRSIFLKLASLGIYLFFVFTTTEQDAKCKENQFGREMYKLSIFNFLATFFSVFFFNYPRKLVQETYPRSLLARISGKQRFLIPFNVLDLVYSQTVSWVGVYYCPLLPVIGIVSLVVTFYVKKFSVMRCCVPEQRMFRGSSSSVLFHFMLLLGLFMCAATLGFNHYPLQSTEGRNASSCGPFRNETMFTVTGDCVKSLPSPAQTTIRYLTSEAFALPLILAEIIFLTSYVSRRRANQKAIERLKDMLVMSSSDKRFLVKQHATMLRQRNKQH, encoded by the exons ATGCAGCCACTCAGAAACTTGGCCATGTGTATTCAGGGAAAGAGGGGTGCCAA GGAAAGGAGGAAGCTGGAAATCAATGATATTAATTTTTGGGAGTCCTGGAGGAAAAGCCAGAGCACCAACAGGAAGAGGGTGAGGGAACAGATAAAAGAAGCTCTGTCTGGCCTGGTGCCATGGCGGCACACCCTCCGGACCATCGAAG GCAAGTTTGGAGTTGGGGTGAAGTCCTATTTTGTTTTCCTCAGATATCTGATTTACTTGAACCTGCTACACTGCGTTCTTATCGGGGGTTTCATTGTGGGTCCATCAATATTTTATCGCAGTGACAAGTATG AACCGTTGATATTTAAAGAAAGTGACTCTGCTATAGATTTCTTCTTGGGAACT GGCTACGTGAATCGTTCCCTTGTCTTCTATGGCTTTTATACACGAGGATCCCTGGATTTAAATTGCTTGAACACACCGTTGCTGTACCTTGCTGGAATCTTCTCAATCATATTTTTAAGTCTCATTCTGGTGGTCCGCAG AACAACAGTCGGCTACAAGCACACCTGGATGCTCGGGAAGCGTTACAGCATGAACGTGAGCTATAAGATCTTCTGTGGCTGGGACTTCACCATCCAGGATCCCACTGCTGCCGCTCTCAAACACGGCTTCATCAGAAATGACCTCAAG CTTTTCCTGGAGGAGCAGAGTTTCTCTTTAAGGGCGGCTCAAAGGACACTTGGAGAGAAGGTCCGTCTCTACCTGCTCAGAATCATCCTGAACCTGGTTACTTTATGTCTGCTTGGTGGAGCCTTTTACCTCATCTACTTCGCCACACAAACATCTCTGAAAAAG GACAACTCTGAATACCACTGGTTGGTCAGTCTTCTCCTCCAGTACTTTCCTCCCATCACCATCACCTTTGTCAATCTAGTCCTGCCCCACATCTTCCGTAAGATCTCATCTTTTGAAGACTACTCCTTCACCATGCAGGTGAATGTCACGCTTTTGAG gAGCATCTTCTTAAAGCTGGCCTCCTTGGggatctatttattttttgtcttcacAACAACAGAGCAAGATGCCAAG TGCAAGGAGAACCAGTTTGGTAGAGAGATGTACAAGCTGTCCATCTTCAACTTCCTCGCCACTTTCTTCAGTGTCTTTTTCTTTAACTACCCCAGGAA GCTGGTACAAGAGACGTATCCAAGATCCTTGCTGGCCCGAATATCAGGGAAACAGCGCTTCCTGATACCATTCAATGTGCTGGACCTTGTTTACAGTCAGACTGTGTCCTGGGTGGGAGTCTATTACTGCCCTCTGCTGCCTGTCATAGGAATCGTTTCATTGGTTGTCACATTCTACGTTAAAAAG TTCAGTGTCATGCGGTGTTGTGTGCCAGAGCAGCGGATGTTTCGAGGGTCCAGCTCTTCAGTTTTGTTCCATTTCATGTTGCTGCTTGGTCTCTTCATGTGTGCAGCGACACTGGGCTTCAACCACTATCCGCTACAAAGCACTGAGGGCAGAAACGC GTCCTCCTGTGGTCCATTTAGAAATGAAACAATGTTCACTGTGACTGGAGACTGCGTGAAAAGTCTCCCCAGCCCAGCCCAGACCACTATCCGCTACCTGACTTCTGAGGCCTTCGCCCTACCACTAATACTAGCAGAGAT CATATTCTTAACCTCGTATGTGTCTCGGAGACGAGCCAATCAGAAGGCCATTGAGAGACTGAAAGACATGCTAGTTATG AGCAGCTCTGATAAGCGTTTCCTGGTGAAGCAGCACGCCACGATGCTGAGACAGCGAAATAAGCAACACTGA
- the syngr2b gene encoding synaptogyrin-2b yields the protein MADMEETGGVSAYGAALAGGGFDFYKFIRQPQTIVRFLSWIFAMVVFACITGEGYVNTPYDAEAKCIFNHNDSACHYAVGIGVIAFLACVAFLVLDVYVPFMSNAEERKFAVIADLGFSGVWTFLWFVCFCLLASQWSKTPDDHSIPKDAARASIAFSFFSIATWGILTYFALGRFRHGIKDVAIPTYTETVPDIATPYPPTYAPTSYNPTTYTPTTYTAYPSNLPDIQQQPPLAQNLPPKVDAGYQPPGY from the exons ATGGCAGACATGGAGGAGACGGGCGGTGTAAGTGCGTACGGAGCTGCGCTCGCAGGAGGAGGCTTCGACTTTTACAAGTTTATCCGCCAGCCTCAGACCATCGTGCGCTTTCTCAGCTGG aTTTTTGCCATGGTGGTGTTTGCCTGTATCACAGGAGAGGGCTACGTCAACACCCCCTACGACGCTGAAGCCAAATGCATCTTCAATCACAACGACTCAGCGTGTCATTATGCAGTCGGTATCGGGGTGATTGCTTTCCTGGCATGTGTGGCCTTCCTCGTGTTGGACGTTTACGTGCCTTTTATGAGCAACGCAGAGGAGAGGAAGTTTGCTGTCATTGCTGACCTGGGATTCTCAG GAGTGTGGACCTTCCtgtggtttgtgtgtttctgcctGTTGGCCAGTCAGTGGAGTAAAACTCCCGATGACCACTCAATCCCCAAAGACGCCGCACGTGCCAGTATCGCTTTCTCGTTCTTCTCTATCGCCACCTGG GGAATCCTAACATACTTCGCTCTGGGTCGTTTCCGCCATGGTATAAAGGATGTTGCCATCCCTACCTACACGGAGACGGTGCCGGATATTGCCACCCCTTATCCTCCAACCTATGCCCCCACCTCCTACAATCCCACTACTTACACCCCCACCACTTATACAGCCTATCCCAGCAATTTGCCTGACATCCAACAGCAACCTCCTCTCGCCCAAAACCTCCCGCCCAAGGTAGATGCCGGCTACCAGCCGCCCGGCTACTGA
- the LOC134629424 gene encoding Fc receptor-like protein 5 isoform X1 produces the protein MCNTLASLGKLKKPCPKVHERVMEKRQALNFLPVLAVASFLVKISGSSSLRPVLTGPDLAFSGPRVVFRCVVPNVSPPVIYELIKDGRVRIGRDRDFQGGHVASFPIKVTAASEGSYHCRATAGGTREISNSIKLRVVTPPSYTRVTSEPFPPVAYEGSHMALSCDVEMGSHLSYSWFFNRKEITASNSLPFHFVGNKLLVEKVTPEFAGNYSCSAWSSVNEIKRISSSTEVQVAIKVYVSKPEISFSVHKEGTSYHGNVTCWSTRGSPPVNFYLLLDGKEVGSDTAAQTLAAWFLVVVVPELDMGEARCRVKTENQDLTSDPVNLEVVPVGGNVKLEVEYLYTADSKLTTARLSCHVSRGTFPYISWLFNDSVLPSESHPDSHTQPILPHIALADRRRSLILTKLSPEESGYYRCRARDSYDDSGPWVESAAELVQVTVNSMSQAASSTETPPSESFCMNTTEVVTMAFCCFVLLMLAVGSACVYKMFENKQAHTNSVPANSEALQSELTPQSGGNVADTTATDCDVQNQITEVTV, from the exons ATGTGTAACACCCTTGCAAGCCTTGGCAAGCTGAAGAAACCATGCCCAAAGGTACACGAGAGGGTTATGGAGAAACGTCAGGCTCTTAATTTTTTGCCAGTTTTGG CTGTGGCAAGTTTCCTCGTCAAGATAA GTGGATCAAGCTCTCTTCGGCCGGTGCTGACTGGTCCTGACCTGGCCTTCAGTGGCCCGAGGGTGGTTTTCCGTTGTGTTGTACCTAACGTCTCCCCACCAGTCATCTATGAGCTGATAAAGGATGGGCGTGTGCGAATTGGCCGTGATAGAGATTTTCAAGGTGGCCATGTTGCATCATTCCCTATCAAAGTAACTGCAGCGTCAGAAGGGTCATACCACTGCAGGGCCACAGCTGGAGGAACCAGAGAAATCAGCAACAGCATTAAGCTGAGAGTAGTCA CTCCACCATCGTATACCAGAGTGACCTCTGAACCCTTCCCCCCAGTTGCATACGAGGGGTCACACATGGCCCTGAGCTGTGACGTTGAAATGGGGTCCCACCTTTCCTACAGTTGgttttttaacaggaaggaaatAACAGCTTCGAATTCTCTACCCTTCCACTTTGTGGGAAACAAGCTGCTGGTTGAGAAGGTAACTCCTGAGTTTGCTGGAAATTATTCTTGCAGTGCTTGGTCCAGCGTGAATGAGATCAAGAGGATTTCCAGCAGCACAGAGGTCCAGGTGGCAATCAAAG TCTATGTTTCAAAGCCAGAGATCTCCTTCTCCGTTCATAAAGAGGGAACCAGTTACCATGGCAATGTGACGTGCTGGTCAACAAGAGGGAGCCCTCCGGTGAACTTTTATCTTTTACTAGACGGTAAAGAAGTGGGCTCCGACACAGCAGCTCAGACCCTGGCTGCATGGTTCCTTGTAGTCGTAGTACCCGAGCTGGACATGGGAGAGGCACGATGCCGGGTGAAAACCGAGAATCAGGACCTCACGAGTGACCCCGTGAACCTGGAAGTAG TTCCAGTTGGAGGAAATGTGAAATTGGAGGTGGAATATCTGTACACAGCTGATTCCAAACTGACTACAGCAAGGCTGAGCTGTCACGTCAGCAGAGGAACTTTTCCTTATATCTCGTGGCTCTTCAATGACTCTGTCCTTCCCTCTGAGTCTCATCCGGATTCCCACACTCAGCCCATCCTGCCTCACATTGCCCTTGCTGACCGAAGACGATCCCTCATCCTCACTAAGCTCAGCCCTGAGGAGTCTGGGTATTACCGCTGCAGGGCCAGGGACAGCTACGATGACTCTGGGCCCTGGGTGGAGAGTGCAGCAGAGCTGGTCCAAGTCACAG TCAACTCCATGTCTCAAGCAGCATCCTCAACTGAAACGCCACCAAGtgaaa GTTTTTGCATGAACACCACAGAAGTTGTCACCATGGCATTCTGCTGCTTCGTTCTCCTCATGCTAGCAGTGGGTTCAGCCTGCGTGTACAAGatgtttgaaaacaaacaag CTCATACCAACAGTGTTCCAGCAAA CTCTGAAGCACTTCAGTCTGAACTGACGCCCCAGTCAGGGGGAAATGTGGCTGATACTACCGCTACAGATTGCGATGTTCAAAATCAG aTCACTGAGGTCACAGTATGA